Proteins encoded by one window of Tunturibacter psychrotolerans:
- the pdxS gene encoding pyridoxal 5'-phosphate synthase lyase subunit PdxS has translation MADPTLNGNGNFGSPSLRLKLGLAEMLKGGVIMDVMNVEQARIAEEAGAISVMALERVPAMIRAEGGVARMASPKLIKQIINAVSIPVMAKARIGHFAEAQVLQHLGVDFIDESEVLTPADETYHIDKHAFTTPFVCGARNLGEALRRIAEGAAMIRTKGEPGTGDVVHAVQHMRQIVREIKALTVLGDEELYNAAKVHGAPYELVRMVAKAGKLPVPNFSAGGIATPADAALMMQLGAETIFVGSGIFMKERATPLDVENDPKEREEAVSRARAIVIATTHFNDPKIVAEASEAVIGSMKGLAAAAIEERDLMQTRGW, from the coding sequence ATGGCAGACCCCACCCTCAACGGCAACGGAAACTTCGGCTCCCCGTCCCTCCGCCTCAAGCTCGGCCTCGCCGAGATGCTCAAAGGCGGCGTCATCATGGACGTCATGAACGTTGAGCAAGCCCGCATCGCCGAAGAAGCCGGAGCCATCTCCGTCATGGCACTCGAGCGCGTCCCCGCCATGATCCGCGCCGAAGGCGGCGTCGCCCGCATGGCCAGCCCCAAGCTCATCAAGCAGATCATCAACGCCGTCTCCATCCCCGTCATGGCGAAAGCCCGCATCGGCCACTTCGCCGAAGCCCAGGTCCTCCAGCACCTCGGTGTCGACTTCATCGACGAGTCCGAAGTCCTCACCCCCGCCGACGAGACCTACCACATCGACAAGCACGCCTTCACCACGCCCTTCGTCTGCGGCGCCCGCAACCTCGGCGAAGCCCTTCGCCGCATCGCCGAAGGCGCAGCCATGATCCGCACCAAGGGCGAACCCGGCACCGGCGACGTCGTCCACGCTGTCCAGCACATGCGCCAGATCGTCCGCGAGATCAAAGCCCTCACAGTCCTCGGTGACGAAGAGCTCTACAACGCCGCCAAGGTCCACGGCGCCCCTTACGAACTCGTCCGCATGGTAGCGAAAGCCGGCAAGCTCCCAGTCCCCAACTTCAGCGCAGGCGGCATCGCCACCCCCGCCGACGCAGCTCTCATGATGCAGCTAGGCGCCGAAACAATCTTCGTAGGCTCGGGCATCTTCATGAAGGAGCGCGCCACACCGCTCGACGTCGAGAACGATCCGAAGGAGCGCGAAGAGGCCGTCAGCCGCGCCCGCGCCATCGTCATCGCCACCACCCACTTCAACGACCCCAAGATCGTCGCCGAAGCCAGCGAAGCCGTCATCGGTTCGATGAAAGGTCTCGCCGCAGCAGCCATCGAAGAGCGAGACCTCATGCAA
- a CDS encoding (R)-mandelonitrile lyase produces MEIKRSGSQPSGKGPAEWFTGTVRIDPLFQAPDPAFVGGASVTFEPGARTAWHTHPLGQTLIVTAGCGWVQREGGAVEEIHPGDVVWFAPGEKHWHGATPTTALTHIAIQERLDGKAVEWMDHVSEEQYRR; encoded by the coding sequence ATGGAGATCAAGCGCAGCGGTTCGCAGCCCTCGGGGAAAGGTCCGGCAGAGTGGTTTACAGGCACGGTTCGGATTGACCCGCTCTTTCAAGCGCCCGATCCGGCATTTGTTGGTGGTGCCAGCGTCACGTTCGAGCCGGGAGCGCGCACTGCGTGGCATACGCATCCGTTGGGGCAGACTCTGATTGTGACTGCGGGATGTGGCTGGGTTCAGCGGGAGGGCGGCGCGGTTGAGGAGATTCATCCGGGCGATGTGGTTTGGTTTGCTCCGGGAGAGAAGCATTGGCACGGGGCTACGCCGACTACGGCTCTGACGCACATCGCGATTCAGGAACGACTGGATGGCAAAGCGGTGGAGTGGATGGACCACGTCAGCGAGGAGCAATACCGGCGGTGA